The DNA region ATGTTTTCCGTTGCGAAAAGCTTTCTCAGGGCGGCAATGTGACCATTTGCTAAGTCCATCACGTGGATATAGTCCCGTACCGCAGAGCCATCCCTTGTAGGATAATCATGACCATATACATTGAGCTCGGGTAATCTTCCAACGGCTACTTGCTGTATATAAGGCATGAGGTTATTTGGGATGCCTCTAGGATCTTCACCCAGTTTACCACTTTCATGTGCCCCAACTGGATTAAAGTATCTCAGTAAAATGATTCTCCATTCCGGCTCAGCTTTCGAAATATCTCGTGCGATTTCTTCAAGGAAAAGCTTTGTCCGTCCATAAGGGTTCGTTGCTTGTAACTCAAAATCCTCCACACATGGCATCTTTTTAGGTTGCCCATAAACAGTGGCAGACGATGAGAAAACCATGTTTTTGCAATTGTGCTTAGCCATTACTTCATAGAGATTGATAGTGCCAACAAGATTATTATCAAAATAACGACGAGGATTTGCAACACTTTCACCAACTGCTTTTAACCCAGCAAAATGAATCACAGCGTCGAATTTAGTTTTTGAGAAAAGTTTCTCCAAATCATCTTTATTCCTGAGATCTCCCAGTGTGAATTCAAGATTCTGTGAAAGGTTTGGACCAACAATTTCACGAACACGGTCCACTGCTTCCATAGCAGAATTATCAAAATTATCAATGATGGAAACATGAAACCCGTCTTTGAGAAGCTGAACAACGGTGTGAGCGCCAATGAAACCGGCCCCGCCGGTTACAAGTATCTTTTGTGATGTAGATGCCATATCTTGGAATAGGATAGATAGAGAGTCCTGGGATTTTGATGTTTTGAAAAAGCTGATAGATTTTGAATTTGAGTTTTGGGTTTTATACAGTAATGAAATATTATTAATTGCTATTTTTGGGTAATGGACATAAAATTGGGATCTGGAATGATTTTGTTAGTTTTtaat from Lathyrus oleraceus cultivar Zhongwan6 chromosome 1, CAAS_Psat_ZW6_1.0, whole genome shotgun sequence includes:
- the LOC127125586 gene encoding bifunctional UDP-glucose 4-epimerase and UDP-xylose 4-epimerase 1-like codes for the protein MASTSQKILVTGGAGFIGAHTVVQLLKDGFHVSIIDNFDNSAMEAVDRVREIVGPNLSQNLEFTLGDLRNKDDLEKLFSKTKFDAVIHFAGLKAVGESVANPRRYFDNNLVGTINLYEVMAKHNCKNMVFSSSATVYGQPKKMPCVEDFELQATNPYGRTKLFLEEIARDISKAEPEWRIILLRYFNPVGAHESGKLGEDPRGIPNNLMPYIQQVAVGRLPELNVYGHDYPTRDGSAVRDYIHVMDLANGHIAALRKLFATENIGCTAYNLGTGRGTSVLEMVDAFNKASGKKIALKLCPRRPGDAIEVYASTKKAEIELGWKAKYGVEEMCRDQWNWAKNNPWGYSGKP